The Deltaproteobacteria bacterium DNA segment GCTCTATATTCGCTCTAAGGCACAGCTGCAGGGAGCGGGCATGCCTTAACATGGAGGAATTAAAGCACATATACGCGCTTTCCGTCATAAAGATAAAGGAAGAGGAATGCTCTACCCCTTCCTTCTACCACGGCGCAATATTCTGCTACGGCGTAGGCGAGACCATAACCGAGGCTGACGCGGAAAGGTACAAAAACAAGCTTATGCAGCAGTATAACCGCGAACGATGCTGCGCGCAGCATGAGAGGCCGCCGTGGCTAAAAAAGATAAACTGCTAAAAGGGGCCGGAAAACAGCCCCAAAACATATAAAATTGACCAACCCCCTGTTATCTGTTAATATGAAATATGCCGGTTACGCATAAAAAAGCAGAGTAAAACAAGAGCCGGCATATAAGGGGTTTATATGTCAAACGCTTCCAATAACCGCGCCGACACGTTAAAAGACCGTTTTGGCCGCGACCTTACATATCTTAGAGTATCTGTCACGGACCGCTGCAACCAGAGGTGCGCGTACTGTGCGCCTGCAGAGTTCAAGGACAGAACGGAAATACTTAGCTACGGCGAAATTACGCGCATTATAAAAACGCTCGTAACGCTTGGCGTAAAGAAAGTGCGCCTAACGGGCGGAGAGCCACTTATCCGTAAGGACATAGAAAAGCTTGCTGCAATGCTCGCCTCGCTAAAAGGCATCGAGGACCTTTCGCTCACCACCAACGCCATACTGCTAAAACAATACGCAAAGCCGCTTAAGGACGCGGGCCTAAGGCGCGTAAATGTCAGCCTTGATACACTCGATGCAGCGCGTTTTAAGTCCATCACAGGCGGCGGAGACCTCGCAAAGGTGCTTGGCGGCATAGACGAGGCGCTAAAGCAGGGGCTCACTCCCCTCAAGATAAACACAGTCATCATGAAGGGCTTTAACGAGGACGAGCTTGCGCGTATCATCGACTACGCACGGGAGCGCGATATCTGGATACGCTTTATAGAGTGCATGCCCATGAGCGACGGCTTCGATTGGAAGGCTGCCTATATATCCGTAGACGATATCATAAAACGCCCCGATATAATGGAGCGCGTGGATACATCGGCTGCCCCTGAAAAAGGCAGGAGCGCGGCATACATGCTTCCGTTAAAAAGCGGCAGCGGCAAGGTCGGGTTCATCTCTCCCATGTCCAATAAATTCTGCGATGGCTGTAACAGGCTTCGCCTGACTGCAGACGGAAAGCTCAGGGCCTGTTTGCCGGCTGATTCGGACGTTGACCTTAAAGACGCCATAAGAGCCGGCGCGGACGACTCAGAACTCGTAGCGATGATAAGGAAGGCAGTGCTTCTAAAGCCAGAGTCCGGCGAATACAACTACGAAAACACCGGCAGAGACAGGTCCATGATACACATCGGAGGATGATAGAATGAAACTTTCCGGAAGAAACCAGCTCCCTGGCGAGGTGGTTGAGATAAAAAAAGGCGACGTTGTAAGCGAGGTGGTGATCAAGGCAGGCGAGCACCTCATAGCAGGCGTTATCACCACAACGAGTGTCGAGAACATGGGGCTTAAAGTTGGCGACCGTGTGACCGCGCTTATAAAGGCAACTGAAGTTTCCTTCATAAAATGAGGCTCCTCGTAGTAGCCTTCTTCATAGCGCTAACCGCCCTCTCCGCTTTAAACGCCCATGCGGACAAAAAGGCCGTCACAGTGGCAGTATCAGCGAACGCGCTCGCCCCTGTAAAGGAAATCGCGGCCGCATTCGAAAAGAAGACGGGCGTAAAGGTCACGGTCATCTCGGGCTCGACCGGAAAGCTCTACTCTCAAATCGAACAAGGCGCGCCCTTCGATATTTTTCTCTCCGCAGACAACACGCACACCGTAAAGCTCGAAGACAAAGGGCTCGCAATCAAGGGCTCCCGCTTTGTGTACGCCGAGGGCTCGCTCGCTTTGGCAATAAAAAAGGATTACTCTACCCTCGACATCAAGGCCGCATTATCAAAGGCAAAGAAAATAGCAATAGCCAACCCTTCAACTGCCCCGTACGGCGCTGCTGCAATCGAGGCGCTAAAGAGGCTCGGCATACACAGCGAGGCCGAGAAAAAATTCGTGTACGGCGAAAGCGCTGCGCAGGCATACGCGTTCTTCAAGAGCGGCAACGTGGACGCTGCGTTCATTCCCCTGTCGTCGGTGTATGGCGCTGGCAGCACCCATATCCCCGTTGACGCAAAGCTGCACACGCCAATCCTTCAAGAGGCAGTGCTCCTTAAAAACGCGTCAAAAGAGGCCGCAGAGTTCGCTAACTTCCTCAAATCGGCCAAGTCATTGGAAATATTTAAGAAATACGGCTACACCGTCATAACAGCCAAAAAGCTTGCCAAGCCATAACCCTCTGATTTTTCTGGCTTTTCTATCCCGCACCTGTTATACTTGAAAAGTTTCCGTTAGTGAGCCCAAAAACAGGAAAAACAATGGACTGGCAGCCTTTTTACATATCGCTAAAGCTTGCGCTCGTGACGACGATTGTGCTCATGGTCATAGCCGCGCCGCTTGCGTACTGGCTCTCTACAACCAACTTTCGTGGCCGCGCAGCAATCGAGGCAATTGTGGCCCTTCCCATAGTGCTTCCTCCGACTGTGCTCGGGTTTTTCGTGCTCGTAGCGCTTGGCAACCACTCGCCCATAGGCCAGTTCTTTACATCCGTATTCGGCTCTACCCTTGCCTTCACCTTTACCGGGCTTGTCATCGCTTCCGTGCTCTACAGCCTGCCCTTTGCAGTGCAGCCAATGCAAAATTCATTCGAGTCCATAAACAAGGGGCTATTCGACGCCGCGAGAACGCTTGGCCTGACAAAGTGGCAGTGCTTTCTAAAGGTCGCACTCCCGGCATCGAAGAGAGGGCTGCTTTGCGGCGCAATGCTTGCCTTCGCGCACACAGTCGGCGAGTTCGGAGTCGTTTTGATGGTTGGCGGCAGCATACCCGGGGAAACAAAAGTAGCGAGCATCGCAATCTACGAAAACGTCGAGATGCTGGATTTCCACTCTGCGGCAGCAATGTCGGCTGTGCTTCTCGTGTTCTCGTTTGCGGTGCTTTCAATTGTCTATTACCTCGGAAGAAAGAACGCGCAGTTTGCGCTAAGATAACAGCAAATGACGATAATAACCGTAAAAAAGAAGCTAAAGCAGTTCACCCTAGACGTCTCGCTTAAATTCGGCAGGGAGATGGCTGTGCTTGGCGGCGCAAACGGCTCGGGTAAAACCACACTTCTACGAATCATCGCCGGGCTCGAGGCCCCGGACGAAGGCTGTATCTCGGTAGCCGGAAAGGTATTTTTCGATAACTCGGAGAACCTTATGCCCGAGGAGCGCATTACCGGATACGTCTCGCAGGACCCGTCTCTATTTCCGTGGCTCACTGTGGAAGACAACATACGCTTTGGCTCGAAAGGCTCGGTCGATACCGACTGGTTTGCTTCGCTTTTAAAGAACCTCGACCTCGCGCACCTTGCTTCGCGCTACCCTGCTACACTCTCTGGCGGCGAAGCACAGCGCGTATCGCTTGCAAGGACGCTATTTCCAAGACCAAGGATACTACTCATGGACGAGCCCTTCTCTGCAATCGATAAGGACATGAGACCGAGGCTTAGACAATACTTAAAAGACCTTCAGGAGAAGTGGCAGATACCGGCGATAATAGTATCGCACGACCACGCCGAGACGCACGTGCTTGGCGATAAGGTCTTTGAACTCACAGACGGAAAAATCACTGCCAGGGGCGAGAGAGGCAAGATTGCGGCCTCCACCCTCATCTCGTACTGACAAAAGGACTACCAATGGGAAAGCTCACGCACTTCGATAAAAAAGGCATGCCGCGCATGGTGGACGTAGGGGCAAAGGCCTCGACAGAGAGAACGGCAGTAGCCAGAGGAACCATCCTCATGGAGAAGTCCACACTTGCGCTTATAAAAAAAGGCGGCATCAAAAAGGGCGATGTGATGAGTGTGGCTGACGTTGCGGCCGTTATGGGCGCGAAGAAAACACCTGAAATAATACCAATGTGCCACCCGCTGCAACTTACGAACATAGAGGTGGCATTCGACACAAAGGAAGCGGGCAAGAGAGCCGCCCTTAACGTCACGGTCACCGCAAAGTGCAACGGTCAAACTGGCGTTGAGATGGAGGCATTGACAGGCGCCGCAATCGCCCTTCTTACCGTGTACGACATGTGCAAGGCAGCGGATAAAGGCATGACGATTACGAACGTCGAGCTTATGGAGAAGCTTGGCGGCAAGAGCGGACATTGGAAGAGAAGTAACATGGGGAAGAGAAGTAACATGGGGAAAAGAAGCACTATGGGGAAGAGAACGAATTAAAATGATAAAGGTTTTGTTCTTCGGCATACTCTCATCAAAGACAGGGGTAAAGGAAACATCCATTGAGGCAAGGTCCGGCATGAAGGTTGGCGACCTCCTAAAGGAACTCCGGAAACTCTACCCAGCTCTGCCCAATGCCCCCTACATGGTGGCAGTGAACGAAGAACAGGCAAAGCAGAATACGACAATAAAGGACAAGGACGAGGTGGCGATAATGCCGCCCTTCTCAGGTGGATAAACCTGCATGCGTACAGTCCTATATACGACATTACTCGTATTTATATTTTCAGCATCTTTACCGGCTGCGCCAGCACAGGCTGCCACGCCAAAGTATCTCTACATAATGTCCGGAGAGGCTGATGTGGTTAAATACAATATTTCCACCGGAGAAATCGTCGAAAACTTCAGCTGGATTTCCAAGCCTACAATAGCCGGCTATTTTCCGGATGATTTGTGGTACGAGCAAACCGACTGGCTATTGACCGAGCGGGGGTTTCATTATGATGCACAGAACAGCGTTCTTTTTCTCTACGTGCCGTACTCGATAATTACGCAGCATGACGGAAGTAATCCTGTTACCAGGCCGCCTGCATTGCTGAAGGTTCAATTGCCAGATTGGACGCTTTTGAAGGGTATTACTTTTTCGGAGTCAATCAGCGGGAATGTTTTGGATATATATTCTTCTCCGGACATGAAAAAAATATTCGTGCAGTATGTTAAGTGCACAGAGCCTGTAAATGTTGGGGAAGCTTGCAGCGGGGAAAGCATGACAGACGTCTACGACACTTCTACGCTTAATAAAATAAAATCCTATAAAGGCAAGATGGGCGGAACACAGTCATCGCCGCTTCGTTTTGCCAATGACGGAGTGAGTGCGTATTACTATAAAGATTTAACAGTGTATAAATATGAAATGACCGCTAATGGTATCAATATAATAGATATAACCGAAGCGGTTTTTGAAAAGAAATTTATGCCTGCAAGTAAATGGGAGCAGCTAAAAGAGAATTACGGTTTCTTTTCCCCAGTGAGCAACAAGAAGGGCTTGAAAGTCACGAAAAATTTAAATAGATTTTTTATAACAGAAACATTTGTTGACGGCGCCGGCAAGGCAGCCATGATTTTTGTTGATGTAGATAAGCCGGCATTGCACGGGGCAATCATAGAAGACATACCTGTAGAGTTGGGGCAGATTTACTTGTCTGATGATGGCACAAGGGCGTATATTTACGAGTTTGAACAGTTGCTTGACGGGAGTAGAATTTTATCTAAAAAGCTGTCAGGCAATATATATATCTATAATGTAATGACCGGCGCGCTTATAAAGAAAGCGGTGGTAGATATGCTTGCAGGGAAAGAAATTATTGGCACTATGGGCAAGAACGATGCTGTGCGGAAATGTTCTTCGTCAGACGGCATGACCAATGTTTTCAAAATATTCGATGGGACCAATATTAATTATTATCTTCTGGATTTTTCGACAGAACCATACTTAAAACCCATGATGAAAGGTGAGTTACGGATGTCGCAAGTTATAGTGGCAGAGTTTTGCTTTTTCTCGGATAAATAGCATATAATAAAAATACGACAGGATAAAAGAATGGCTGCATACGAAAAAGTAAGGGTACAGACAAAAGATTTTTCCATAGAAAAGGAAGTAAAACTTCTTCGCAAGAGCTCGAAAAAAATCGGCGCGGTCGTGACCTTCCTTGGAACTGCCAGGGACTTCTCTGAAGGCAAGAACGTCAAGGCCATAGAGTTCGAGCAGTACAGAGACATGGCCTTAAAGGCGCTAAAAAAACTCAGAACCGACGCCATGAAAAAGTTCAAGGTAATAGACATATCGATTGTCCACCGTGTGGCACGCGTAAAGCCAGGCGACCAGATAGTCGTTATAAACGCCGCATCCATGCACAGAAAGGACGCGTTCCTTGCGTGCCAGTGGTGCATAGATACGCTAAAGAAAACCGTCCCCATCTGGAAAAAAGAATTCACCCCGTCTGGCGAGTCCTGGGTAACGGAGCATCCGTGAAAACGCCGCCCATAATATCGATTGTCGGGCTCTCGGGCTCGGGGAAAACCACACTTACGGAAAAGGTCATCGCCATACTCGCGAAAAAGAAGTACAAGGTGGCCTCGATAAAGCACTCGTGCCACCCTCACCCGCTTGATGCAAAAGGCAAGGACTCGTGGCGTCATAAAAACGCAGGGGCTATACGCACCGTGTTCGCGGGGCCAAAGGCCATGCAGCTCATCACAGACGTAAAGGGCGAAAAGACGCCAAAGGAAATAGCAAAGGAATTTTTCTTGGGCATGGACGTGGTAATAGTCGAGGGCTTTCTTCACTCCAAGACCGACAAGATAGAAGTAGTCAGAAAGGAACGCTCCGAGGAGCCGGTACTTACGCCGAAAAAAGGGCTTGTGGCAATCGTCACGGACATAAAGGGCCTTGCCCCGTTCAAGAACACGCCGGTCTTCGACTTAAACGACGCAAAAAGTGTTGCGGCATTCATAATAACAAGGCTAAAGCTAAAATGACAGGCGCAGGACTTAACATAACCGACGCAGTGTGCATAATACTCGTTGGCGGCGAATCAAAGAGAATGCAACCGCTAACGCCGGATAAATCCAAGGCGGTATTTGGCGGAAAAACGCTCTTGCAAAACGTCTACGACCGCGTAAGCTACCTCTTTGACGAAACGCTCGTAAGCGCCAGAGACGAACGCTACGTAAGCGGGATTAGCGGCAAAATCAGGACCATTAAGGACGCATTCCCGGGTAGAGGCCCTGCAGTGGGCATTTGCTCTGCCATGGCAGTTAACAAGGCCTCATGGGCCTTTGTCGTAGGCTGCGACCATCCGCTTGCAGCTGCGCCGCTCATCCGCCACCTCGCGGCACTAAGGCACGACTACGACTGCGTCATACCGGAGGCAAACGGAAGACTGGAGCCGCTCTTTGCGTTTTATTCGAAAAGGTTTTCCGATATGCTAACTGCCGAAGTCCAGCGAAGCGGCTCAATAAGCATAACGGATTTCATAAAAGCGCTTGGCACAAGGGCTTACATCGTAAAAGAAGCTGACATAAAGAAGCACGACCCGGCCCTCTTAAGCTTCCTCGACGTAGACACTCCAGAAGAGCTCAAAGCGGCAGAGGAAAAGTACCTTAGACAAAAATACGAAAAGGAACATAAAAGCTGATGAAAACGATTACAGAAGCGCAGGAACTGGTGCTCTCGCACGTGACGGCCTCAAAGGCCGAAAATGTCGCCCTGCTCGACTCCATGGGCCGCGTGCTTGCCGAAGATGTTCAAAGCAACCGTAACCACCCGCCCTACGACATATCGGCAATGGACGGCTATGCCGTGAAGTTTTCAGATATAAAAGGAGCGACTAAGGATAAACCCGCTATCCTGAAAATCGTCGACGACATAAAGGCAGGCGCCGAGCCAAAGTGCAGTGTTGAAAAAGGCCAGGCCTCGCGCATCATGACAGGCGCTCCTGTGCCAAAAGGCATAGACACCATAGTTAGAGTAGAGGATACCGATTGCAACGACACTGAAGTAAAAATATTTACCGAATGGCCGCGCGAGTCCAACTTAAGAAAAATGGGCGAGAACTTGAAGACCGGCGACACGGTTCTAAAGGCAGGAACCGACATCGGCCCTGCAGAGGTCGGAATACTGGCAATGGTCAAGAAGGCAGAGGTAAAGGTTCATAAAAAGCCAAGAATCGCGATACTCTCGACCGGCGACGAGCTCGAAGCGCTTACCGAGCCCTTTAACGAGAGAAAGATCCCTGATGCCAACAGCTATACCGTTCTATCTCAGCTTCGGGCAGCAGGCGCAGACCCGGAGCTTATCGGTATAGCAAAGGACTCGCCCGAGTCCCTAAGAGAGCACCTTAAAAAGGCCCTTACCTACGATGGCATGGTAGTGTCAGGCGGCGTCTCTGTCGGCCACCACGACTTTGTCAGGCCGACCCTAACGGAGCTTGGCATAGACATGTTATTTTGGAGAGTGGCAATCAGGCCCGGCCACCCGTTTGCCTTCGGCGTGACAAAGGACAATAAACCGGTATTCGCCCTTCCCGGGAACCCGGTATCAAGCATGGTCTGCGCAGAAGAGTTCATCATACCGGCAGTGAGACGCATGACAGGCGCGAAAAAGGCCTTCAGGCGCACTGTAAGGGCCCGCCTTACGCACGAAGTAAAAGATAAAAGAGGCAGGACACACTTCATGCGCGTAAAGCTCGAGAAGACGCCTAACGAGTACCTCGCCACCCTAACCGGCAGCCAGGGCAGCGGCATCCTCATGAGCATGGTCGAGGCAGATGGCCTTATGGTCATGCCAAAGGACGCGGACCACCTGATAAAGGGCTGCATCGTTACAGTACAACTCCTGAACATATACGGCGCGGATTCGTTTCAGGAAATACCAGACATAAACGAATAGGTATAAACGAGTAAAAACAATGAGTTACGACAAAAAGCTTATAATCGGCATACTTACCGTCTCAGACAGAGCGAGCTCCAAGGAATACGAAGATAAGGGCGGCCCTGCAGTGAGAGCAGAGCTTAAAAGCGCAATAACCTCGCCCTGGGACGAGGTCTACGCCGTAATCCCTGACGAACGCCCTATCATAGAAAAGACCCTCATAGACATGGCAGATGAAAAGGGCTGCTCCCTTATAATCACGACCGGAGGCACGGGGGTGGCGCCAAGAGACGTCACCCCGGACGCTACAGAGGCCGTATGCGACCGTATACTGCCGGGGTTTGGCGAGGCGATGCGTGCAGAGTCTCTAAAGAAGGTGCCCACAGCCATACTATCTCGCCAAACGGCAGGGGTAAGAAAGTCCTGCCTGATAATCAACCTCCCCGGAAAACCCTCGGCAATAGCCGAGTGCCTTGGCGCCGTGTTCCCTGCAATAGCAGACTGCCTCGACTTAATCGGCGCTCCTGAGCTCATAACCGACCCATCCAAGGTCAAATCCCACAGGGCGCACAAGCACTGAACCAAACGCCTTTATTTAGTTGACATATCGAGGCTAATTGTATATCATTAAAAGTCTTAATATTTACAAGGACTTCTGTGTTGCGCATCAAAATAAAAGGAGGACAGCAATGGCAGTAGAAACAATAGAAGAAGCAAAATCAGTAATAACCAAGTGGTTAAACGAGAACGGCCACCAGGTCAGGCTTGTGGAAGACACGAACGCGAACTTCCACTTCGAAATAGACTACCCTCTTAGCAGCATGAAGAGGCAGCGCGTAATACAGCCCAAGGAATACCCGGGCCTCATCGTGCTCTTAAACGGTGTTGCAATAGCCGACGAGCACAAGAAAAAGCTTAAAGAATTGAACGAAGACGACAGAGAGAAGTTCTACGCGTCGATAAGAAAAGACCTTATCTTCGCAGAGAACTCCTACGACATCGGCAACGACGAGGACGGCATAGCCCAGCAGGTACAGTTCTCCTACGAGTTCTATCTCGATAGCTTGAACAAAACCAATCTCTTCAAAGGCCTTCTCATGAACCACCGCGTGCTTATGTACTTCGTCACGGTGTTCAACGATAAGTTCGGCATTCCGGAAATGCCAGAGAACAAGGCCCCAAACCCGGCCCACTAAAACCGTTTGGCGGGTATACTGGGGGAACTTTCTGTAGAAAGTTCCCCCAGACCCCTTCAAAGACTTTGACAGAGTATAAAAAAGGCCACCCCCCTTTACGGGGGGTGGCCTTTTTATATGTGAACGTTTTTGGAGAGCGTTTGAGAGAACCTTTTTACAAAAAGGTTCTCTCAATATATCAGTCAAACGGAATTAATGGCCTCCGCAGCACATTTCTTCGCCGCCTATCGAACTTACGGTCTTTAACGAGCGTATTTCGGCATCGATTACTTTTCTATCTTCGCCAAGCGGAGCAAGGGGCTTGGCCTTTCTGTCGCCGGCCTCGAGGGTTTTATGTTCGCCTTCCATCTTCGTCATTACCGCGAACATCGTGGCCTTTTCCTCATCGCTTACGTAGTCGTTACAGAAACGGAAGAACTCTTCGTCCTCTTTGCGTATGTGATTACGAAGATTAATCATGAGAGACCTCACAAGGCCGTCCTCGATTGCGTCTTCCTGAAGCGCATAGCGGAAGCCGTGAAGCAGGCTTATGAACTCCCTGTGATCCTCATCCATTATGGCAATAAGGGCCGAGCCCATGGGGATTCTTTCCCTTACGAGCGGGAAGAGCACTTCCTCTTCCTTTTTTATGGAATGGAGGATGATGTCGTTCTCGACAGCGGCCGTGGATATCCAGAGCCCTTCAACATCGCGAAGCCTGACCTGGTCTTCTATGATGTCGAGCTTTTTTAGCACTTCCTGGTGTTCTGCGGACAGGCGCGCGATGGGGTCTTTTTCAGAGGCCTTTTCCGCCTCCGCTGCCTTGGCCTGCATGGCCTCTTCGGTCATGGGGACAACCCTTACTGCCTTAAACGGCTGCGAAAAGCCCATCCTGCAGGCGCCGTTTGGGCTCTTGAACACACCCTCCTCCGGTATCTCGGCAGAGAGCTCTTCAAAATACGACTTTTCTATCGCAATTTCGCCCTTTTTACAAAACACCTGACAGGACGGGTGCTTACAGGTGTATTCAACGCTTAAATATTGCTCGGACATAAAAAACTCCTTCCATTACGGCATGTTATGGTGAAAATCTAAGATTACAATATAATAACAGAATACAGCGGCAAGTTCAACCAATTAAAAAGTTATTATTTCGGCAGGTGATTGAATATGATAATGAGCCAGGCGCCAAGTATCATGGCCCCGGAGTAGCCGCCGTACTTTACGGCCAGGCCGTTTCTGGCAAGATAGACCTTCAAGAGGTGCACGCCAAACCCTGCTGCCCAGGCGAAGTAGTACGAACCGGTCGTGCCAACGACAAAGACGACCAGGAGCGTGGTTATGACGTACAGGGCGGCTGTTATATAGCCGTTTACGCGGTGCATGAAGGCCTCTGCCGGATGCTCGGTCCTCCTGACCATCTTAAAGCCGCCTATGAACGAAACGACCGCGAACACGAGCCCTATCGAAGCAAATACAGTTATCAGCATCCGTAAGCAGCCTCCGTCACGGCACCCTCTTGATGCGGTCCTGATAGTATATGAATATCCTTTTCTCCACGAGATAGAGCACTACCCCCATATAGATTAGCACCACAGGCAAAACAAAGTAAATGCGGCGAAGCGTGCGGTTGGAATCAAACAGATTCTCTCCCGGGTTGTTGTCCACTATTGGATAGGTGTTATTGACGACAACATT contains these protein-coding regions:
- the moaA gene encoding GTP 3',8-cyclase MoaA; the protein is MSNASNNRADTLKDRFGRDLTYLRVSVTDRCNQRCAYCAPAEFKDRTEILSYGEITRIIKTLVTLGVKKVRLTGGEPLIRKDIEKLAAMLASLKGIEDLSLTTNAILLKQYAKPLKDAGLRRVNVSLDTLDAARFKSITGGGDLAKVLGGIDEALKQGLTPLKINTVIMKGFNEDELARIIDYARERDIWIRFIECMPMSDGFDWKAAYISVDDIIKRPDIMERVDTSAAPEKGRSAAYMLPLKSGSGKVGFISPMSNKFCDGCNRLRLTADGKLRACLPADSDVDLKDAIRAGADDSELVAMIRKAVLLKPESGEYNYENTGRDRSMIHIGG
- a CDS encoding TOBE domain-containing protein, which encodes MKLSGRNQLPGEVVEIKKGDVVSEVVIKAGEHLIAGVITTTSVENMGLKVGDRVTALIKATEVSFIK
- the modA gene encoding molybdate ABC transporter substrate-binding protein is translated as MRLLVVAFFIALTALSALNAHADKKAVTVAVSANALAPVKEIAAAFEKKTGVKVTVISGSTGKLYSQIEQGAPFDIFLSADNTHTVKLEDKGLAIKGSRFVYAEGSLALAIKKDYSTLDIKAALSKAKKIAIANPSTAPYGAAAIEALKRLGIHSEAEKKFVYGESAAQAYAFFKSGNVDAAFIPLSSVYGAGSTHIPVDAKLHTPILQEAVLLKNASKEAAEFANFLKSAKSLEIFKKYGYTVITAKKLAKP
- the modB gene encoding molybdate ABC transporter permease subunit, which produces MDWQPFYISLKLALVTTIVLMVIAAPLAYWLSTTNFRGRAAIEAIVALPIVLPPTVLGFFVLVALGNHSPIGQFFTSVFGSTLAFTFTGLVIASVLYSLPFAVQPMQNSFESINKGLFDAARTLGLTKWQCFLKVALPASKRGLLCGAMLAFAHTVGEFGVVLMVGGSIPGETKVASIAIYENVEMLDFHSAAAMSAVLLVFSFAVLSIVYYLGRKNAQFALR
- a CDS encoding ATP-binding cassette domain-containing protein; amino-acid sequence: MTIITVKKKLKQFTLDVSLKFGREMAVLGGANGSGKTTLLRIIAGLEAPDEGCISVAGKVFFDNSENLMPEERITGYVSQDPSLFPWLTVEDNIRFGSKGSVDTDWFASLLKNLDLAHLASRYPATLSGGEAQRVSLARTLFPRPRILLMDEPFSAIDKDMRPRLRQYLKDLQEKWQIPAIIVSHDHAETHVLGDKVFELTDGKITARGERGKIAASTLISY
- the moaC gene encoding cyclic pyranopterin monophosphate synthase MoaC produces the protein MGKLTHFDKKGMPRMVDVGAKASTERTAVARGTILMEKSTLALIKKGGIKKGDVMSVADVAAVMGAKKTPEIIPMCHPLQLTNIEVAFDTKEAGKRAALNVTVTAKCNGQTGVEMEALTGAAIALLTVYDMCKAADKGMTITNVELMEKLGGKSGHWKRSNMGKRSNMGKRSTMGKRTN
- a CDS encoding MoaD/ThiS family protein, coding for MIKVLFFGILSSKTGVKETSIEARSGMKVGDLLKELRKLYPALPNAPYMVAVNEEQAKQNTTIKDKDEVAIMPPFSGG
- a CDS encoding molybdenum cofactor biosynthesis protein MoaE, with amino-acid sequence MAAYEKVRVQTKDFSIEKEVKLLRKSSKKIGAVVTFLGTARDFSEGKNVKAIEFEQYRDMALKALKKLRTDAMKKFKVIDISIVHRVARVKPGDQIVVINAASMHRKDAFLACQWCIDTLKKTVPIWKKEFTPSGESWVTEHP
- the mobB gene encoding molybdopterin-guanine dinucleotide biosynthesis protein B, producing MKTPPIISIVGLSGSGKTTLTEKVIAILAKKKYKVASIKHSCHPHPLDAKGKDSWRHKNAGAIRTVFAGPKAMQLITDVKGEKTPKEIAKEFFLGMDVVIVEGFLHSKTDKIEVVRKERSEEPVLTPKKGLVAIVTDIKGLAPFKNTPVFDLNDAKSVAAFIITRLKLK
- a CDS encoding molybdenum cofactor guanylyltransferase translates to MTGAGLNITDAVCIILVGGESKRMQPLTPDKSKAVFGGKTLLQNVYDRVSYLFDETLVSARDERYVSGISGKIRTIKDAFPGRGPAVGICSAMAVNKASWAFVVGCDHPLAAAPLIRHLAALRHDYDCVIPEANGRLEPLFAFYSKRFSDMLTAEVQRSGSISITDFIKALGTRAYIVKEADIKKHDPALLSFLDVDTPEELKAAEEKYLRQKYEKEHKS
- a CDS encoding molybdopterin molybdotransferase MoeA codes for the protein MKTITEAQELVLSHVTASKAENVALLDSMGRVLAEDVQSNRNHPPYDISAMDGYAVKFSDIKGATKDKPAILKIVDDIKAGAEPKCSVEKGQASRIMTGAPVPKGIDTIVRVEDTDCNDTEVKIFTEWPRESNLRKMGENLKTGDTVLKAGTDIGPAEVGILAMVKKAEVKVHKKPRIAILSTGDELEALTEPFNERKIPDANSYTVLSQLRAAGADPELIGIAKDSPESLREHLKKALTYDGMVVSGGVSVGHHDFVRPTLTELGIDMLFWRVAIRPGHPFAFGVTKDNKPVFALPGNPVSSMVCAEEFIIPAVRRMTGAKKAFRRTVRARLTHEVKDKRGRTHFMRVKLEKTPNEYLATLTGSQGSGILMSMVEADGLMVMPKDADHLIKGCIVTVQLLNIYGADSFQEIPDINE
- the mog gene encoding molybdopterin adenylyltransferase, with protein sequence MSYDKKLIIGILTVSDRASSKEYEDKGGPAVRAELKSAITSPWDEVYAVIPDERPIIEKTLIDMADEKGCSLIITTGGTGVAPRDVTPDATEAVCDRILPGFGEAMRAESLKKVPTAILSRQTAGVRKSCLIINLPGKPSAIAECLGAVFPAIADCLDLIGAPELITDPSKVKSHRAHKH
- a CDS encoding DUF2299 family protein; the protein is MAVETIEEAKSVITKWLNENGHQVRLVEDTNANFHFEIDYPLSSMKRQRVIQPKEYPGLIVLLNGVAIADEHKKKLKELNEDDREKFYASIRKDLIFAENSYDIGNDEDGIAQQVQFSYEFYLDSLNKTNLFKGLLMNHRVLMYFVTVFNDKFGIPEMPENKAPNPAH
- a CDS encoding hemerythrin domain-containing protein yields the protein MSEQYLSVEYTCKHPSCQVFCKKGEIAIEKSYFEELSAEIPEEGVFKSPNGACRMGFSQPFKAVRVVPMTEEAMQAKAAEAEKASEKDPIARLSAEHQEVLKKLDIIEDQVRLRDVEGLWISTAAVENDIILHSIKKEEEVLFPLVRERIPMGSALIAIMDEDHREFISLLHGFRYALQEDAIEDGLVRSLMINLRNHIRKEDEEFFRFCNDYVSDEEKATMFAVMTKMEGEHKTLEAGDRKAKPLAPLGEDRKVIDAEIRSLKTVSSIGGEEMCCGGH